The DNA region ATTAGGTCGATGGATAAACACCTACTGCTATGAGGTAGAAAGATTCTTCTGCATCTACAAAAAAATTTAAAAGATTCGGTTTGTTATTAGGCTTGTCGATTTTTTAAAAAGTCTAAACATGAGAGGTGATCAAATGGAAAGATTCCAACTTGTGAGAAATTATTGGAAAGTTTCTAAAGATTGTTCAGGCGGGGTGTGATTATGACCATCCCAACTGGGATCAGCCTCATCATACATCCAATTAGCAAAATCTGTATTAACAAAAAATTTACTGCACATATAGGgccagtttggtagagctccaactgattctgattctctgtgggagctgattctctaagagaagtgattctgtggctgaaggtgattctctttgattctctagcataaactcttaaaatcaggatggagaatcacttcacagaatcaggagaagctacttttttcagctcccagcctcttagttcatttcagagaatcactccacagaatcagcagagaatcacttctctctgaaaaactgtttggcagagctcttgctggattcagcagagaatcagctcTGCGAGCTCTGCCAAACTGGCCCATAATATGCTCATTATAATTACTGAACAGTACAGTATAACACCGGTAGCTGGAGTACTAATTTCCCTGGATCAGATCAACACAACATGTTACTGCCAGAGTGCCAGTACAGTGTGGCAGCGTTTACTACTCGTCTAAGCTATAGCCTACTTGTTCTTTTTTTTATTGGGTTCGGTCAATGGTCAGTGAGCATTGTAGCTTTCTATAGTATCTTCGTGATCCTATCCAGTTGATCATGTTCAGACTGAGACTCCCCGCACATCGGCACATGGGCAGATTTGAAAGTTGAAAACCTTTGAATCTTTTAAACCTAATAACGACATTTTTAATTCTTTTTGTGTGCACAAAAAAATACTTTAGCAGCGAAATAGAAAAATGTCGTAGTATGTATGACTTGAGGCAGATCGTGCTTCACATCAGCAGGTCAGTCTCGTAAAAAATAAATCAAGCAACCATTATAATTTGGTCCAAATTTTCTGACGGTTTGCGACGAAAATTCTCTACTTTGACCAGACACTGTGCTTCTTGAAGCAGAAAAGACCAGTCAGTCACCGtattttgttgacttgggcgaCTGCACCACTCATCAGTAGCATTTGAGATTCTTTGAAACTTTCTTGATGAGTATATGTGTACCGATGTACATCTACGTACTAATCCTGTCATTTCAACTGGGTGCGTCATTAGGTTGGATTAGTTCAAACAATTAGCAAATTCATTAGTCTGGCCATTTCAGCATGAGAAAGCAAAGCATTTCTGTTTGTCGCTTCGAGAAAAAAGAGGCATATTCATGCAAATGCTTTGGCAGGCCCGCCTGTCTGTATACTGACCAATTCTTGCAGCTCACATATTGTCGTGTTGCAttagtttttttcttttttgaaaaaaaagttGCATTTGTCGGCATCTGAAAATCATGTTCTACtcttgtttttttttaaaaaaaaaacaatcTCCTGGTAGATGAAACATATTAAACTACTACTTCAGCAAGCCTATGCCTTTTAGTTTGCAATCTGAAAAACCATGCTGCTGGCTTTGCAAGGGAGGATGTGCTGGTGGAAACTAATGCGAACTGGCAAATGGCAATGACGAATTCTCTGTTGGAGAAATGCAAGTCGTGAGTGCGCTCATTCACGATGAATTGCCGCAGGTGGATCGTTCGCGTACTTGCGCGTGGAGCTCGGCGACTTCATGGCGTTCGTGGCGGCGGGCAACATCCTGCTGGAGTACTGCatcggcggcgcggcggtggcgcgctCGTGGACGTCCTACTTCGCCACGCTGCTGAACCACCACCCCAGCGACTTCCGCATCCACGCGTCGTCGCTCTCCGCCGACTACTCCGAGCTCGACCCCATCGCCGTCGTCGTCATCGCGCTCGTCTGCGTCTTCGCGGTGGTCAGCACCAAGGGCACCTCCCGCTTCAACTACGTGCTCTCCATCGTCCACATCGCcgtcatcatcttcatcatcgtgGCCGGGCTCACAAAGGCCGACACCGCCAACATGCGGGACTTCATGCACTTCGGCGTCCGCGGCATCTTCTCGGCGTCCGCCGTGCTCTTCTTCGCCTACATCGGCTTCGACGCCGTGAGCACCATGGCCGAGGAGACCAAGAACCCGGCGCGCGACATCCCCATCGGCCTCGTGGGCGCCATGACGCTCACCACCGCGCTCTACTGCGTGCTCGCCGTCACGCTCTGCCTCATGCAGCCGTACGGCTCCATCGACCCGGACGCGCCCTTCTCCGTGGCGTTCGCGGACAGGGGCATGGACTGGGCCAAGTACATCGTCGCCTTCGGCGCGCTCAAGGGGATGACCACCGTGCTGCTCGTCAGCGCCGTCGGCCAGGCGCGGTACCTCACGCACATCGCCCGGACGCACATGATGCCGCCGTGGCTGGCGCAGGTGCACCCGCGGACGGGGACGCCCGTGAACGCCACCGTGGCCATGCTCGTCGCCACCGCCGTCATCGCCTTCTTCACCGACCTCAGCATCCTCTCCAACCTGCTCTCCATCTCCACGCTCTTCATCTTCATGCTCGTCGCGGTGGCGCTGCTGGTCCGCCGCTACTACGTCTCCGGGGAGACCACGGACGCCAACCGGAACAAGCTGGCGGCGTGCATCGCTGCCATCCTGGCGACGTCGGTGGCGACGGCGACGTGCTGGGGGGTGGACGTCGAGGGGTGGGTGCCGTACGTGGTGACGGTGCCGGCGTGGTTCGCGTCGACGGCGTGCCTGTGGGCGTTCGTGCCGCAGGCGAGGGCGCCCAAGCTGTGGGGGGTGCCGCTGGTGCCGTGGCTGCCGTCGGCGTCCATCGCCATCAACGTGTTCCTGCTGGGCTCCATCGACTCCAAGTCGTTCATGCGGTTCGGGATATGGACGGCCGCGCTGCTCGTCTACTACCTCTTCGTCGGCCTGCACGCGTCCTACGACACGGCCAAGGCGCTCGCCGCCGAGTCCGCCTTGGCCGCCAAGGTGGAGGAGGGCGACGGCAAGCCGGCACAAGGCGCCGTCCACGACGGCGAGTACTGAAGCCTGAA from Panicum hallii strain FIL2 chromosome 9, PHallii_v3.1, whole genome shotgun sequence includes:
- the LOC112877866 gene encoding cationic amino acid transporter 1, with the protein product MAVGVGDAGSGGVRRRQRWCSCAKADFFPEESFSSWSAYGRALRSTGARLADRLTSRSLESTELHEVRARSGADMRRDLTWWDLVWFGVGAVIGAGIFVLTGQEARDAAGPAVVVSYVVSGVSAMLSVFCYTEFAVEIPVAGGSFAYLRVELGDFMAFVAAGNILLEYCIGGAAVARSWTSYFATLLNHHPSDFRIHASSLSADYSELDPIAVVVIALVCVFAVVSTKGTSRFNYVLSIVHIAVIIFIIVAGLTKADTANMRDFMHFGVRGIFSASAVLFFAYIGFDAVSTMAEETKNPARDIPIGLVGAMTLTTALYCVLAVTLCLMQPYGSIDPDAPFSVAFADRGMDWAKYIVAFGALKGMTTVLLVSAVGQARYLTHIARTHMMPPWLAQVHPRTGTPVNATVAMLVATAVIAFFTDLSILSNLLSISTLFIFMLVAVALLVRRYYVSGETTDANRNKLAACIAAILATSVATATCWGVDVEGWVPYVVTVPAWFASTACLWAFVPQARAPKLWGVPLVPWLPSASIAINVFLLGSIDSKSFMRFGIWTAALLVYYLFVGLHASYDTAKALAAESALAAKVEEGDGKPAQGAVHDGEY